A region of Alkalispirochaeta americana DNA encodes the following proteins:
- a CDS encoding sensor histidine kinase yields MDTRGSLIARFRRAPFQRVFTMITAVALVPPLAIIIATGVEYGATLEQAARDQAKRHLTTLALIQNTVTAGVRQTLTTLATLPAFQDNQKEEQLEILREVLWRNPEYLHMSRVDTKGITRVAPSLEDPRDLSSRLHVGRALAGEGFVAGEYVRALVEGKAVFPYAVTLRDRQGQVSGALTLTYRLDAYQDVLDMLDLPREIRLCLADHRGVTLFSSNPECLEAGFARSLLFSPDSPLCIRDESFPQADGITTGLHRDKGGNRIFVASRALRLSPLDPPFLYLLLALPEEEVLRPARRILLRNLVIMATAGAVSLALALFFSRRMLQSKLVYLMEAVSRISKSDLTARVSLDNAPRELLHLARAVDHMAESLETRSRERDRTERDLAASLEERGELLREVHHRVKNNMQLILSILHLEADYRQDMEHFVVQLESRLRAIASVHESLYGGSSFASIHLAELLEHLAVVSRGIYSDVPDITVDVQVHPENIRIHLDQAVPLALIVNELLANCALHGACPDGSVRILICVRTASAEDPSDALPAEGFCLEVHDQGPGFGADFGGAQALSMGMILLHALATQLGATLTFSSSPSHGGGRVVLQVPAQKERS; encoded by the coding sequence ATGGATACCAGAGGTTCCTTGATTGCCCGATTTCGTCGGGCACCCTTCCAGAGGGTCTTTACCATGATCACCGCGGTGGCTCTGGTGCCGCCCCTGGCGATTATTATCGCCACGGGGGTTGAGTATGGCGCCACCCTGGAGCAGGCCGCCCGGGACCAGGCAAAACGCCATCTCACCACCCTGGCGTTGATCCAGAACACCGTCACTGCCGGGGTTCGCCAAACCCTCACCACCCTGGCAACGCTGCCGGCTTTTCAGGACAACCAGAAAGAGGAACAGCTGGAAATTCTCCGGGAGGTGCTCTGGCGCAATCCCGAGTACCTCCACATGAGTCGTGTCGATACCAAGGGCATCACCCGGGTCGCACCCAGCCTTGAAGACCCCCGGGACCTCTCGAGCCGGCTTCACGTGGGCCGGGCCCTGGCGGGTGAGGGCTTTGTGGCTGGTGAATATGTTCGTGCTTTGGTGGAGGGGAAAGCGGTCTTTCCCTACGCGGTGACCCTGCGGGACCGTCAGGGCCAGGTCTCGGGCGCTCTCACCCTGACCTACCGCCTTGATGCCTACCAGGATGTCCTGGATATGCTGGATCTCCCCCGGGAGATTCGGCTTTGTCTTGCCGATCACCGGGGCGTCACGCTCTTCTCAAGCAACCCCGAATGCCTGGAAGCGGGCTTTGCCCGATCCCTCCTCTTTTCTCCCGACAGTCCTCTCTGTATTCGGGATGAGTCCTTTCCGCAAGCCGATGGAATCACCACAGGCCTCCACCGGGACAAGGGAGGGAACCGGATCTTTGTGGCCTCCCGGGCGTTGCGTCTTTCGCCCCTGGATCCGCCCTTTCTGTATCTGCTCCTGGCTCTACCGGAAGAAGAAGTTCTTCGTCCGGCCCGGCGAATCCTCTTGAGAAACCTTGTGATCATGGCTACTGCCGGAGCGGTGAGTCTGGCGCTCGCTCTCTTCTTTTCCCGCCGTATGCTCCAGTCCAAGCTGGTCTATCTTATGGAGGCTGTCTCCCGGATCAGCAAAAGCGATCTCACGGCCCGGGTTTCCCTGGACAACGCCCCCCGGGAGCTTCTTCATCTGGCTCGTGCTGTCGATCACATGGCGGAATCTCTGGAAACGCGCAGTCGCGAGCGGGACAGAACCGAGCGGGACCTCGCGGCATCCCTGGAGGAGCGGGGAGAGCTTCTGCGAGAGGTCCACCATCGCGTGAAAAACAATATGCAGCTCATATTGAGTATTCTCCACCTGGAAGCGGACTACCGACAGGATATGGAACACTTTGTGGTGCAGCTGGAGAGCCGTCTCAGGGCGATTGCCTCGGTTCACGAGAGCCTCTACGGAGGGAGTTCCTTCGCCTCGATCCACCTGGCGGAACTCCTGGAGCACCTGGCCGTGGTGAGTCGGGGAATCTACAGCGATGTACCCGATATAACTGTGGATGTTCAGGTGCATCCGGAAAACATCAGGATTCATCTGGATCAGGCCGTGCCCCTGGCTCTGATTGTGAACGAGCTTCTGGCCAACTGTGCCCTCCACGGGGCCTGTCCTGACGGTTCTGTGCGGATCCTGATTTGTGTGCGGACGGCCTCTGCCGAGGACCCTTCGGACGCCCTTCCGGCCGAGGGGTTCTGCCTGGAGGTCCACGACCAGGGGCCGGGTTTCGGCGCTGACTTCGGGGGTGCGCAGGCTCTCTCCATGGGGATGATCCTTCTCCATGCCCTGGCCACGCAACTGGGTGCCACTCTGACGTTCTCCTCCAGCCCGTCTCATGGAGGAGGCCGGGTGGTGCTCCAGGTTCCTGCACAGAAGGAGCGGTCTTGA
- a CDS encoding Rpn family recombination-promoting nuclease/putative transposase produces the protein MSAIEEPNRTTGATPGRIRPAVPLTSDFVFKYVFGADQSTECLRSLLSAIQEDAGCPALASVQVTNPFNLKESEEDKLSVVDVRATDIRGTTFTVEAQATYHAAFPSRALYYWARAYGKQLQESEFYSRLQPVVGVNLLDFLLFPQSAGAPMHTSFRPYCREAPHLDPLGDLMIHFIELPRFDPPGRMPSTAFARWMYYIKYRSKEDAMEDPIMKAILEDTSEIREAEKRYQAFTADEELQDRLEARDKFRRTHLQLLHDAEQKGLQQGIERGREEGREEERAKRLESARRLKDRKMSLEEIAEITNLTLEEIQQL, from the coding sequence ATGAGTGCAATAGAAGAGCCCAACCGGACCACCGGCGCAACACCCGGGCGCATCCGGCCCGCCGTGCCCCTCACGTCAGATTTCGTCTTCAAATACGTCTTCGGGGCAGACCAGAGCACAGAATGCCTGCGCAGCCTCCTCTCGGCGATCCAGGAAGACGCAGGCTGCCCCGCCCTCGCCTCGGTGCAGGTCACCAACCCCTTCAACCTCAAGGAATCGGAAGAGGACAAGCTCTCGGTGGTGGATGTCAGGGCCACCGATATCCGGGGGACCACCTTCACCGTCGAGGCCCAGGCCACCTACCACGCCGCTTTCCCCTCGCGGGCTCTCTACTACTGGGCCAGAGCCTACGGCAAGCAGCTCCAGGAGTCGGAGTTCTACAGCCGCCTCCAGCCCGTGGTGGGGGTCAATCTGCTGGACTTCCTCCTCTTTCCCCAGAGCGCAGGGGCTCCCATGCACACCAGCTTCCGGCCCTATTGCAGGGAGGCTCCCCACCTGGACCCCCTGGGGGATCTCATGATCCATTTCATCGAGCTGCCCCGCTTTGACCCTCCGGGCCGTATGCCCTCGACGGCCTTCGCGCGGTGGATGTATTATATAAAGTACCGGAGCAAGGAGGACGCCATGGAAGATCCGATCATGAAGGCGATTCTTGAGGACACCTCGGAGATCAGGGAGGCCGAGAAGCGCTACCAGGCCTTCACCGCCGATGAAGAGCTCCAGGACCGCCTGGAGGCACGGGACAAGTTTCGCCGCACCCACCTGCAACTCCTCCACGATGCAGAGCAGAAGGGGCTTCAGCAGGGTATAGAGCGGGGACGAGAAGAGGGGCGCGAAGAGGAACGGGCAAAGCGCCTCGAATCCGCACGCAGACTCAAGGACCGAAAGATGTCCCTGGAAGAGATTGCCGAAATCACAAACCTGACTCTGGAAGAAATTCAGCAACTCTGA